The Pseudophryne corroboree isolate aPseCor3 chromosome 2, aPseCor3.hap2, whole genome shotgun sequence genome has a segment encoding these proteins:
- the LOC135050754 gene encoding spindlin-Z-like, with product MKTPFGKAATQRSRADAEHAGVSANMMKKRTSHKKHRNNMGPSKPISQPKRNIVGCRIQHGWKEGSGPITQWKGTVLDQAPVNPSLYLIKYDGFDCVYGRELHKDERVSALEVLPDRVASSRISDAHFADTMIGKAVEHMFETEDGSKDKWRGMVLARAPIMNTWFYYYITYEKDPVLYMYQLLDDYKVGDLRIMPDSNDSPPAEREPGEVVDSLVGKQVEYAKEDGSKRTGMAIHQVEAKPSVYFIKFDDDFHIYFYDLVKTS from the coding sequence atgaagactccatttggaaaggcggccactcagcgatcaagagctgatgcagaacatgcaggtgtttctgcaaatatgatgaagaaaagaacatcacataagaaacatcgaaacaatatgggaccgagtaaaccaatctcccagccaaagcgaaatattgtaggctgtagaatacagcatgggtggaaagagggcagtgggccaataacccagtggaaaggaacagttctggatcaagcaccagtgaatccctccctctatcttataaagtatgatggatttgattgtgtctatggacgtGAGCTACACAAGGATGAAAGGGTATCTGcgcttgaagttctaccagacagagttgcctcatcccgaatcagcgatgcccattttgctgacacaatgattggtaaagcagtggagcatatgtttgaaacagaggatggttccaaggataagtggcgagggatggtattagcacgagcacctattatgaacacatggttttattattatataacctatgaaaaggacccagtcttatatatgtatcaacttttagatgactataaagtaggagatcttcggatcatgccagactcaaatgattcccctccagctgaaagagaaccaggggaggttgtggacagcctggtgggcaagcaagtggaatatgccaaagaagatggctcaaaaaggactggcatggctattcatcaagttgaagctaaaccatctgtgtacttcattaagtttgatgacgatttccatatttatttctacgatttggtgaagacatcctaa